From a single Apium graveolens cultivar Ventura chromosome 2, ASM990537v1, whole genome shotgun sequence genomic region:
- the LOC141687419 gene encoding uncharacterized protein LOC141687419: MSIDRILVVIYSTFHANNMLLQQQYHELGFTKYSELISVLLLAEQNNELLLKNHQARPTGSTPFPELNAVTNNEYIDNKTVGRGRGRGHGCRRARDHDFMHGRGRNQQNPPNFKRKPYYQKRTINEEKFEGSTMAKRGESTCSRCGMKGHWRSTCRTSKHFVDLYQASLKNAETNFTEQNDSLGIAHLEAHLGSDDLVDPSAY; encoded by the coding sequence atgtctattgacagaattCTAGTAGTGATATATTCCACTTTCCATGCCAATAATATGCTCTTGCAGCAACAATATCATGAACTTGGATTCACAAAATATTCTGAGTTGATTTCtgttttgcttcttgctgaacaaAACAATGAACTTTTGCTGAAAAATCATCAAGCACGTCCAACTGGCTCAACACCATTCCCTGAACTGAATGCGGTGACTAATAATGAATATATAGATAATAAAACAGTTGGACGTGGACGTGGTCGTGGGCATGGATGTAGACGTGCCCGTGATCATGATTTTATGCATGGTAGAGGCCGTAATCAACAAAACCCCCCCAACTTTAAAAGAAAGCCTTACTATCAGAAACGGACAATAAATGAGGAAAAATTTGAGGGAAGTACGATGGCTAAAAGGGGTGAAAGTACTTGTAGTCGATGTGGAATGAAAGGTCACTGGAGAAGTACATGTCGTACCTCCAAGCACTTTGTTGACCTATATCAAGCATCTTTAAAGAATGCTGAAACTAATTTCACCGAACAAAATGATTCTTTGGGGATTGCCCATCTTGAAGCACATCTTGGAAGTGATGATCTAGTTGATCCTTCGGCCTATTAG